A region from the Thauera humireducens genome encodes:
- a CDS encoding monovalent cation/H+ antiporter subunit D gives MNHVLILPILLPAVVGALLVMAARYDKVLARTFSLASAVLLLGVALALFAIASDDSVRTYALGAWPAPFGIVLVLDRLAALMLVLNALLGLGVLLYAVGGWDLRGKHFHPLFQFQLMGLNGAFLTGDFFNLFVFFEILLIASYGLMVHGGGGLRVKAGVQYVVTNLVGSSVFLIAVGLIYSVTGTLNMADLALKVPQVPAGDQALLQTGAVLLLLVFAVKAALVPLHFWLPGTYANAPGPVAALFAIMTKVGAYSIIRMYVLAFGAEAGDAAWLAAPWLLPASLLTLVLGMTGVLAARSLGQMASFAVIGSMGMLLATVSVFTQQAIGAALYYLIHSTFAAGALFLIADLVAERRGVQRDRFVAAPRFAQVGLISAMFFVAAIGVTGMPPLSGFIGKLLILDGVRDSAHAAWFWTLILSTSLIAIVGFSRGGSLVFWKSHALPPATPSAHRPGAAPFVAVGGLLACLVALTVFAGPAHAWLEAAAAQLFAPAGYIEAVMGTLQEVR, from the coding sequence ATGAACCATGTGCTGATCCTGCCCATCCTGCTGCCGGCCGTGGTCGGCGCGCTGCTGGTGATGGCGGCGCGCTACGACAAGGTGCTGGCGCGGACCTTCTCGCTAGCGTCGGCGGTGCTGCTGCTGGGCGTGGCGCTGGCGCTGTTCGCGATAGCCAGCGACGACAGCGTGCGCACCTACGCGCTGGGCGCATGGCCGGCGCCCTTCGGTATCGTGCTGGTGCTCGACCGCCTCGCCGCGCTGATGCTGGTGCTCAATGCGCTCCTCGGCCTCGGCGTGCTGCTGTACGCCGTGGGCGGCTGGGACCTGCGCGGCAAGCATTTCCACCCGCTGTTCCAGTTCCAGCTGATGGGGCTCAACGGCGCCTTCCTGACCGGCGATTTCTTCAACCTGTTCGTGTTCTTCGAGATCCTGCTGATCGCCTCCTACGGCCTGATGGTGCATGGCGGCGGCGGGCTGCGGGTGAAGGCGGGCGTGCAGTACGTGGTCACCAACCTCGTCGGCTCCTCGGTGTTCCTGATCGCGGTCGGCCTCATCTACAGCGTCACCGGCACGCTCAACATGGCCGATCTGGCGCTGAAGGTGCCGCAGGTGCCGGCGGGCGACCAGGCCTTGCTGCAGACCGGTGCGGTGCTCCTGCTGCTGGTGTTCGCGGTGAAGGCGGCGCTGGTGCCGCTGCATTTCTGGCTGCCCGGAACCTACGCCAATGCGCCCGGGCCGGTCGCCGCGCTGTTCGCGATCATGACCAAGGTGGGGGCGTACTCGATCATCCGCATGTACGTGCTTGCCTTCGGCGCCGAGGCGGGCGACGCAGCCTGGCTGGCCGCGCCCTGGCTGCTGCCGGCGAGCCTGCTGACGCTGGTGCTGGGCATGACCGGCGTGCTCGCCGCGCGCAGCCTGGGGCAGATGGCCAGCTTCGCCGTGATCGGCTCGATGGGCATGCTGCTCGCCACCGTGTCGGTGTTCACCCAGCAGGCCATCGGCGCTGCCCTGTACTACCTCATCCATTCCACCTTTGCCGCGGGTGCGCTGTTCCTGATTGCCGACCTCGTCGCCGAGCGCCGCGGCGTGCAGCGCGACCGCTTCGTCGCGGCGCCGCGGTTCGCCCAGGTCGGGCTGATCTCCGCGATGTTCTTCGTCGCCGCGATCGGCGTCACCGGCATGCCGCCGCTGTCGGGCTTCATCGGCAAGCTGCTGATCCTCGATGGCGTGCGTGATTCGGCACATGCGGCCTGGTTCTGGACGCTGATCCTGTCGACCTCGCTGATCGCGATCGTTGGCTTCTCGCGCGGTGGCAGCCTGGTGTTCTGGAAGAGTCATGCGCTGCCGCCGGCGACGCCCTCGGCGCATCGGCCTGGTGCAGCGCCCTTCGTCGCCGTCGGGGGGCTGCTGGCCTGCCTGGTGGCGCTGACGGTGTTCGCAGGGCCGGCGCATGCCTGGCTGGAGGCGGCGGCAGCGCAGTTATTCGCGCCCGCCGGGTATATCGAGGCGGTGATGGGCACGCTGCAGGAGGTCCGCTGA
- a CDS encoding K+/H+ antiporter subunit F yields MIEYALMFGFCAVSLALLLNLWRLVRGPSLMDRVLAVDTMVINAIALIILFGIQQRTTIFFEGALLFAMFGFISTVAYCRFILRGDVIE; encoded by the coding sequence GTGATCGAATATGCGCTGATGTTCGGATTCTGTGCGGTCTCGCTCGCGCTGCTGCTCAACCTGTGGCGGCTGGTGCGCGGCCCTTCGCTGATGGACCGTGTGCTCGCGGTCGATACGATGGTCATCAATGCCATCGCGCTGATCATCCTGTTCGGCATCCAGCAGCGCACCACCATCTTCTTCGAGGGTGCGCTGCTGTTCGCGATGTTCGGCTTCATTTCCACCGTCGCCTACTGCCGCTTCATCCTGCGCGGCGACGTCATCGAATGA
- a CDS encoding Na+/H+ antiporter subunit G has product MDFVFEMIVSVLIVLGGFFSVVGSIGLVKLPDLLTRLHAPTKATTLGVGGALAASMLFFAVFEGSLTIHELLITGFLFLTAPISAHFIAKAHLHEHAADLREQLPPTGRPRGWSTFDGLPATEEEGEGDDHKAAHH; this is encoded by the coding sequence ATGGATTTCGTCTTCGAAATGATCGTGTCCGTCCTCATCGTGCTGGGCGGCTTCTTCTCGGTGGTGGGGTCGATCGGCCTGGTCAAGCTGCCCGACCTGCTGACCCGGCTGCATGCGCCGACCAAGGCGACCACGCTGGGTGTTGGCGGCGCGCTGGCCGCGTCGATGCTGTTCTTCGCCGTGTTCGAGGGCTCCCTGACGATCCACGAGCTGCTGATCACCGGTTTCCTGTTCCTCACCGCGCCGATCAGTGCCCATTTCATTGCCAAGGCGCACCTGCATGAGCATGCGGCCGATCTACGCGAGCAGTTGCCGCCCACGGGGCGGCCCCGGGGCTGGAGTACCTTCGACGGCCTGCCGGCGACCGAGGAGGAGGGCGAGGGCGACGACCACAAGGCGGCGCATCACTGA
- a CDS encoding IclR family transcriptional regulator, with translation MLISSVTVSAKKIDPAPATEGKNPIQVIDRMMKLLDVLAQHPDPVPLKQLALETGLHPSTAHRILGAMTQSGFVDRSEAGIYRLGIRLLELGSLVKSRISLRDTAMPLMLKLHGATGESVNLGIRAGDEIVYVDRTSSGRSSVRVVHIVGARAPLHTTATGKLFLVEDGLERIRDYARRTGLPPSTPASITTLPALEKELDRVRRHGVAFDLDEVEAGVRCIAAGIRNDGGELVAGLSLSTPSERFNPDWAPLVRETADEISRLLGHTPARSA, from the coding sequence ATGCTCATATCGAGCGTTACCGTGTCCGCCAAGAAGATCGACCCCGCGCCCGCCACCGAGGGCAAGAACCCCATCCAGGTCATCGATCGCATGATGAAGCTGCTGGACGTGCTTGCCCAACACCCCGACCCCGTGCCGCTCAAGCAGCTTGCGCTGGAAACCGGGCTGCACCCGTCGACGGCGCACCGCATCCTCGGTGCGATGACGCAGAGCGGCTTCGTGGACCGTTCCGAAGCCGGCATCTACCGCCTCGGCATCCGCCTGCTGGAGTTGGGGAGCCTGGTGAAGTCGCGCATCTCGCTGCGCGACACAGCCATGCCGCTGATGCTCAAGCTGCATGGCGCGACTGGCGAGAGCGTGAACCTGGGCATCCGCGCCGGGGACGAGATCGTCTATGTGGATCGCACCTCGAGCGGCCGCTCCTCGGTACGGGTCGTGCATATCGTCGGCGCGCGTGCGCCGCTGCACACCACCGCCACCGGCAAGCTGTTCCTGGTCGAGGACGGGCTCGAGCGCATTCGCGACTACGCGCGCCGCACCGGCCTGCCGCCGTCCACGCCCGCTTCGATCACCACCCTGCCCGCGCTGGAGAAGGAACTCGACCGCGTGCGCCGTCATGGCGTGGCCTTCGACCTGGATGAAGTGGAAGCCGGCGTGCGCTGCATCGCCGCAGGCATCCGCAACGACGGCGGCGAACTCGTTGCGGGTCTGTCACTGTCGACGCCGTCCGAGCGCTTCAACCCGGACTGGGCACCACTGGTGCGTGAAACCGCCGACGAGATTTCGCGCCTGCTCGGCCACACGCCCGCACGCAGCGCCTGA
- a CDS encoding Na+/H+ antiporter subunit E translates to MGGKTEALDKRTFVQRWLPHPMLTLLLIVLWILLLNAFSVGGLLMGAVLGIVIPRVTSTFWPERPPIRAYGKAFVYMGLVLWDVVVANLHVTRLILFRRTDQLHVRWVTLPIELRSPEAITVLAGTITMTPGTVSCDLSADGRSLLVHCLDAPDAEEAVRQMKERYEARLMEIFP, encoded by the coding sequence ATGGGTGGCAAGACCGAAGCGCTCGACAAGCGCACCTTCGTGCAGCGCTGGCTGCCGCATCCGATGCTGACGCTGCTCCTGATCGTGCTGTGGATACTGCTGCTGAACGCTTTCAGCGTGGGCGGGCTGCTGATGGGGGCCGTGCTCGGCATCGTGATCCCGCGCGTCACGAGCACTTTCTGGCCGGAGCGGCCGCCGATCCGGGCCTACGGCAAGGCGTTCGTCTACATGGGGCTGGTGCTCTGGGACGTGGTCGTCGCCAACCTGCATGTCACGCGGCTGATCCTCTTCCGCCGCACCGACCAGCTCCACGTACGCTGGGTCACGCTGCCGATCGAGTTGCGCTCGCCCGAGGCGATCACCGTGCTGGCAGGCACCATCACGATGACGCCCGGCACCGTGTCCTGCGACCTCTCGGCCGATGGCCGCAGCCTGCTGGTGCATTGCCTCGACGCACCGGATGCGGAGGAGGCCGTGCGCCAGATGAAGGAACGCTACGAGGCCCGTCTCATGGAGATCTTCCCGTGA
- the mnhG gene encoding monovalent cation/H(+) antiporter subunit G: MSGGVLPWLASALLLAGALIGLVGAIGVLRLPDSYTRMHAASKAGALGAVLVLAGVAAASEGAVSLEALFAIAVLLATTPLAAHAVSRAAYRAGILPRTGPVGDAMAQAGASDQKDSSSRR, translated from the coding sequence GTGAGCGGCGGCGTGCTGCCCTGGCTGGCGTCGGCGCTATTGCTGGCGGGCGCGCTGATCGGACTGGTCGGCGCCATCGGCGTGCTGCGCCTGCCCGACAGCTACACGCGCATGCATGCAGCGAGCAAGGCCGGTGCGCTCGGCGCCGTACTGGTGCTGGCCGGCGTCGCCGCGGCGAGCGAAGGCGCGGTGTCGCTGGAGGCCCTGTTCGCGATCGCCGTACTGCTGGCGACCACGCCGCTGGCCGCGCACGCGGTGTCGCGCGCCGCCTACCGCGCCGGCATCCTGCCGCGCACCGGGCCGGTGGGCGACGCGATGGCGCAGGCCGGGGCCAGCGATCAGAAGGATTCGTCCTCGCGCAGATAG
- a CDS encoding monovalent cation/H+ antiporter complex subunit F, with translation MNVEFAGAGWVLPLVFALQGLSAALIVVRLLRGPRATDRVVAIDALTLLGIGVVALIALTTAQPVLLDAAVVLALVSFLGTAAYMLMFRRHGRTPETAGEDDGGERAS, from the coding sequence ATGAATGTCGAATTCGCCGGAGCCGGCTGGGTGCTGCCGCTGGTGTTCGCGCTGCAGGGCCTGTCCGCAGCGCTGATCGTAGTCCGCCTGCTGCGCGGGCCGCGCGCCACCGACCGCGTGGTGGCCATCGACGCGCTGACCCTGCTGGGCATCGGCGTGGTCGCGCTGATCGCGCTCACCACCGCGCAGCCGGTGCTGCTCGACGCCGCGGTGGTGCTGGCGCTGGTGTCCTTCCTCGGCACCGCTGCCTACATGCTGATGTTCCGCCGCCACGGCCGCACGCCGGAGACGGCCGGCGAGGACGACGGCGGGGAGCGCGCATCGTGA
- a CDS encoding monovalent cation/H+ antiporter subunit A, with the protein MSLLLIVLLPFLGALFPALMIRAGRTACATTTFTFSLLAFALLLSHAPAVFDGEVVRVSWDWLPGLGLNASFFLDGLGFFFAGLILGIGLLIITYARFYLSKDDPMGSFYTYLLLFQGAMVGIVLSDNILLLLVFWELTSLSSFLLIGYWKHLPEGRQGARMALTVTGAGGLAMIAGMLLLGEIAGSYNLSDILLAREAIQASPLYLPALLLILVGCFTKSAQFPFHFWLPHAMAAPTPVSAYLHSATMVKAGIFLMARMWPVLAGTTEWFYIVATTGLVTMLVGAVIALFKDDLKGLLAFSTVSHLGLVTMLLGFGTPLAAVAAVFHILNHATFKAALFMNAGIVDHETGTRHIPHLGGLLHVMPITATLAMVAGASMAGLPPLNGFISKEMMLHEAVAAEWLGSGWLIAALATLAACFSVAYSFRYIVHVFFGRTRTRLPGKPHDPPAGMWLPPALLVVLVVLIGLFPDAVAGPLVAVVSRAVTGGQLMDYHLALWHGITPALGLSVVAVAVGLTLLRFYPRVRAAWAAGPHPEAKAMFETVLAALVALAQRVTHGLHNGSLQRYLAFAITAVTAAGFAAFFGTSHAPGTRPLLPAEPVAIVAWLLLVGGCGLTVFLFRRRLLAVLVAGTVGLIVCVAFIYLSAPDLALTQISVEVTTVILILLALYFLPKQGPHSSSVRADPMRHLRDAVLAIVAGLGMGGASWAMLTRDGTSLSRYYLENSVSEGGGTNVVNVILVDFRGFDTFGEITVLGIAALAIYALLDGSLFGRVGRRLSTWTPDLPQSVDRHPMIMVVATRVMLPLAMLVGAYIFLRGHNQPGGGFIAALVVSIALIMQYMASGFGWAAQRVRVNYHAMIGAGVLVAAATGIGAMVMEQPFLTSTFAHVHLPLVGEVEIASAMAFDTGVFLTVVGAVMLALANLSRMGRRTAQLPVNQSAMDVDPSAVSAKEPN; encoded by the coding sequence ATGAGTCTTCTGCTGATCGTGCTGTTGCCTTTCCTCGGCGCCCTCTTTCCGGCGCTGATGATCCGTGCCGGGCGCACGGCATGCGCGACGACGACCTTCACGTTTTCCCTGCTTGCCTTTGCGCTGCTGCTGTCGCACGCGCCAGCCGTGTTCGACGGCGAGGTGGTGCGCGTCAGCTGGGACTGGCTGCCCGGCCTTGGTCTCAATGCCAGCTTCTTCCTCGACGGCCTGGGCTTCTTTTTCGCCGGGCTGATCCTGGGCATCGGCCTGCTGATCATCACCTACGCCCGCTTCTACCTGTCGAAAGACGACCCGATGGGCAGTTTCTACACCTATCTGCTGCTCTTCCAGGGCGCGATGGTGGGCATCGTGCTGTCGGACAACATCCTGTTGCTGCTGGTGTTCTGGGAATTGACCAGCCTGTCGTCCTTCCTGCTGATCGGCTACTGGAAGCACCTGCCCGAAGGCCGCCAGGGCGCCCGCATGGCGCTGACGGTCACCGGTGCCGGCGGCCTGGCGATGATCGCCGGCATGCTGCTGCTGGGCGAGATCGCCGGCTCCTATAACCTGTCGGACATCCTGCTGGCGCGCGAGGCGATCCAGGCGTCGCCGCTGTACCTGCCGGCCCTGCTGCTGATCCTCGTCGGCTGCTTCACCAAGAGCGCGCAGTTCCCCTTCCATTTCTGGCTGCCGCACGCGATGGCGGCGCCCACGCCGGTGTCGGCCTACCTGCACTCGGCGACGATGGTGAAGGCGGGCATCTTCCTGATGGCACGCATGTGGCCGGTGCTGGCCGGGACGACGGAGTGGTTCTACATCGTCGCCACGACCGGCCTGGTGACGATGCTGGTGGGCGCGGTGATCGCCTTGTTCAAGGACGACCTGAAGGGCCTGCTGGCCTTCTCCACCGTGAGCCACCTCGGCCTGGTGACGATGCTGCTCGGCTTCGGCACGCCGCTGGCGGCGGTCGCGGCGGTGTTCCACATCCTCAACCACGCCACCTTCAAGGCCGCGCTGTTCATGAACGCCGGCATCGTCGACCACGAGACCGGCACCCGCCACATCCCGCACTTGGGCGGCCTGCTCCACGTGATGCCGATCACGGCCACGCTGGCGATGGTTGCGGGCGCTTCGATGGCGGGGCTGCCGCCGCTCAACGGCTTCATCTCCAAGGAGATGATGCTGCACGAGGCCGTGGCCGCCGAGTGGCTCGGCTCGGGCTGGCTCATCGCAGCGCTGGCGACGCTGGCGGCCTGCTTCTCGGTGGCGTACTCCTTCCGCTACATCGTGCATGTCTTCTTCGGCCGCACGCGCACCCGCCTGCCCGGCAAGCCGCATGACCCGCCGGCCGGCATGTGGCTGCCGCCCGCGCTGCTGGTGGTGCTGGTGGTGCTGATCGGCCTCTTCCCCGATGCCGTTGCCGGCCCGCTGGTGGCGGTGGTGTCGCGGGCCGTAACGGGCGGCCAGTTGATGGACTACCACCTCGCGCTGTGGCACGGCATCACGCCGGCGCTCGGTCTGAGCGTGGTGGCGGTAGCGGTCGGCCTGACGCTGCTGCGCTTCTACCCGCGGGTGCGCGCGGCGTGGGCGGCCGGGCCGCATCCGGAGGCGAAGGCGATGTTCGAGACCGTCCTCGCGGCGCTCGTGGCGCTCGCGCAGCGTGTCACCCACGGCCTGCATAACGGTTCGCTGCAGCGCTATCTCGCGTTCGCGATCACCGCCGTCACGGCGGCGGGCTTCGCCGCCTTCTTCGGCACCTCGCATGCGCCGGGCACGCGCCCGCTGCTGCCGGCCGAGCCGGTGGCGATCGTGGCCTGGCTGCTGCTCGTCGGCGGCTGCGGGCTGACGGTCTTCCTGTTCCGCCGCCGCCTGCTGGCGGTGCTGGTTGCCGGCACCGTGGGCCTGATCGTCTGCGTCGCGTTCATCTACCTGTCCGCGCCCGACCTGGCGCTGACCCAGATCTCGGTCGAGGTGACCACGGTGATCCTGATCCTGCTTGCGCTGTACTTCCTGCCCAAGCAAGGGCCGCACAGCTCCAGCGTCAGGGCCGACCCGATGCGCCACCTGCGCGATGCGGTGCTGGCGATCGTCGCCGGCCTCGGCATGGGAGGGGCGAGCTGGGCGATGCTGACCCGCGACGGCACTTCGCTGTCGCGCTACTACCTCGAGAACTCGGTGTCCGAAGGTGGCGGCACCAACGTCGTCAACGTCATCCTGGTCGACTTCCGCGGTTTCGATACCTTCGGCGAGATCACCGTGCTGGGCATCGCCGCGCTGGCGATCTACGCCTTGCTCGATGGCTCGCTGTTCGGCCGCGTCGGTCGCCGCCTGAGCACCTGGACGCCCGACCTGCCGCAGTCGGTGGACCGCCATCCGATGATCATGGTTGTGGCCACGCGCGTGATGCTGCCGCTGGCGATGCTGGTGGGCGCCTACATCTTCCTGCGCGGCCACAACCAGCCGGGTGGCGGCTTCATCGCCGCGCTGGTGGTGTCGATTGCGCTGATCATGCAGTACATGGCGAGCGGCTTCGGCTGGGCTGCGCAGCGCGTCAGGGTGAATTACCACGCCATGATCGGCGCGGGCGTGCTGGTCGCGGCGGCCACCGGCATCGGCGCCATGGTGATGGAGCAGCCTTTCCTGACCTCGACCTTCGCCCACGTCCACCTGCCGCTGGTCGGCGAGGTCGAGATCGCCAGCGCGATGGCCTTCGACACCGGCGTCTTCCTCACCGTCGTCGGCGCCGTGATGCTGGCGCTGGCCAACCTGTCGCGCATGGGCCGCCGCACGGCCCAGCTGCCGGTCAACCAGAGCGCGATGGACGTCGATCCCAGCGCCGTCAGCGCAAAGGAGCCCAACTGA
- a CDS encoding pseudouridine synthase: protein MNTVRRKPPIPAPQRVSGTLRLRSRKADDEAVAPDAGEQAPEAAARPVAKADQKPATKPATKPATKPATRPARPAQSADAGRPARPASGARSKPSGPAPSGAGRASRTEPVRQARKPAPAPAQGAHARPASDGAAPAPEGVRLSKVMAERGICSRREADEFIERGWVFVDGKRVSELGIRIDPDARIDLAPEATRTQRQRVTILLHKPVGYVSGQPEPGYAPAVSLIGADNQFDRDTAQRFHPSQLKNLAPAGRLDIDSTGLLVLTQDGRVARQLIGDDSKVEKEYLVRVEGTLQPDGLALLNHGLELDGVTLRPAKVEWINDDQLRFQLREGRKRQIRRMCELVGLKVVGLKRVRIGKVKLGDLPLGQWRYLREDESF from the coding sequence TTGAACACCGTTCGCAGAAAGCCTCCCATTCCTGCGCCGCAGCGCGTCAGCGGCACACTCCGACTCAGGTCGCGCAAGGCCGACGACGAGGCCGTGGCGCCTGACGCAGGCGAACAGGCGCCCGAAGCGGCTGCCCGACCCGTTGCCAAGGCGGACCAGAAGCCAGCGACCAAACCGGCGACCAAACCGGCGACCAAACCGGCGACACGGCCTGCGCGGCCGGCGCAGTCCGCCGATGCGGGCAGGCCCGCGCGCCCGGCGTCCGGCGCCCGCTCGAAGCCGTCCGGGCCTGCGCCTTCCGGGGCGGGGCGTGCCTCGCGTACCGAACCCGTGAGGCAGGCCCGCAAGCCGGCGCCTGCACCGGCGCAGGGCGCGCATGCCCGGCCCGCATCCGACGGCGCCGCACCGGCTCCGGAGGGCGTACGCCTGTCCAAGGTGATGGCCGAGCGCGGCATCTGCTCGCGCCGCGAGGCGGACGAGTTCATCGAGCGCGGCTGGGTGTTCGTTGACGGCAAGCGGGTGTCGGAGCTCGGCATCCGCATCGACCCCGACGCCCGCATCGATCTGGCGCCCGAGGCGACCCGCACGCAGCGCCAGCGCGTCACCATCCTGCTGCACAAGCCCGTCGGTTATGTCTCGGGCCAGCCCGAGCCGGGCTACGCGCCCGCGGTGAGCCTGATCGGCGCTGACAACCAGTTCGACCGCGACACCGCGCAGCGCTTCCATCCGAGCCAGCTGAAGAACCTCGCGCCGGCCGGGCGGCTCGACATCGACTCCACCGGCCTGCTCGTGCTCACCCAGGATGGTCGCGTCGCGCGCCAGTTGATCGGCGACGACTCCAAGGTCGAGAAGGAGTACCTGGTGCGCGTCGAGGGCACGCTGCAGCCCGACGGACTGGCCTTGCTCAACCATGGCCTCGAGCTGGACGGCGTGACGCTGCGCCCGGCCAAGGTCGAGTGGATCAATGACGACCAGCTGCGCTTTCAGCTGCGCGAAGGCCGCAAGCGCCAGATCCGGCGCATGTGCGAACTCGTGGGGCTGAAGGTCGTGGGCCTCAAGCGCGTGCGCATTGGCAAGGTCAAGCTGGGCGACCTGCCACTTGGTCAGTGGCGCTATCTGCGCGAGGACGAATCCTTCTGA